tTCACTAATTCTATTCATCCCCCAAGACAGCCCTTCTCCCCAAATAATGAAATGGTGACCCACTGTTAATCTCGCTGTAAAATTTTACAGAGagcaaaaactttttaaatttactctCTGTAAAATTTTAGAGAGTAAGTCTCACTAGTTCCCTGTTATGCAGAAATCAGCTGAAACACACCCACAACAATGGTGTTTTCCCCTCTGTGAAATCTCTAGACCAAGACCAACACACAGATCCCTTCTCCTACGGCCATCTTTCCTTCAAGTTCCATCACCAGATCCCTGTCTTTCCACAGCTGGGCTGATGCAGACTCGTGAGCCTCTACCATCCCACTGCTCTCTTCCATTCCAGTTTTTATCATCCAAACTACTAGTGAAAAGGACAGAAGCCAGCACTTGTTGAAGTTAGGTGCTTTACTCTTTTTCAAGcacaaataacatttatttcaatataaatatacaagtctacaaaaatatttttttaaagtacaataaTCTGAGTCACTGCCCAGCAGGACCATGCTTCACTTTTACAGAGATCAGATGCTccacaaaaatatattcttttagccTAATTCTAGGACACCTTCAAACAGTAAAATTCCTCATTCTACAAACAAATCTTTTTAGAGATTATTTACATATGCTAGTGATTTTGGATACTTTATACCCAGAAATCAAGACTATTGAAGTGAGTTAGAATTCCACGTCAAGAATACAACTGTTGATACACAAACATTACAATAAATTACCATATTAGATTGTGAAAAACACATCAGATTCTCTCTGTAAGTTTCTAGCAGATAATAAGTTACCCACGGGAacaagaaacaacaaaataaaaccacCTCAAGTCCACCTCAAGTGTGTCTCTCCTGATTCAAGTGTGAAATGTCCCAGGTCTGAGGTGCACCCACACCTCACCGCAGCACGCACTATGCCGGGAGGGGTGTGTGCACATTACTTGGCGTGAGCAGACCTCAGAGTTCCCAGTATTTTGTCCCAGTGTGTGAAGTAAGGCGCAAAGTTGCAGTTAAACTGGGAGTGATGCAGGTCGTGATGCGCCACGCCCCCAAACCACCCGAAAGGTACCAGTCTGTGCGTGGACCAGGGGAAGTCGTAGCCGGAGTGGTCCTCCACCGACAGCCAGATGTTGACAACGTGGAAGGTCAGGGAGGTGAGAGGGTGACACTGGAGCAGCAAGACGTTCACCATGTCAAAGACACCCAAGGAAAAGAGCTCCCCGACGCTCATGTACTGCGTGGACAGCGCGAACGGGGACGAATTCTGATGGTGCTTCTTGTGGAAGGTCCGGTACAGCCAGGGCACCTTGTGATGCAGCAGATGCCACACGAAGAACTCGGTGTCAAAGAGCAGCAGGCAGAGCGCCACGTGGCTCACCAGCTGGAACAGTTCGGGGGCTTCGGCGGGCAGGAGAGCCGGGCTGACAGCCCAGTGCAGCAGCGTCATGGGGAACACGAACACCACGTGCTGGTAGAGCGTCTGCCCCAGGCAGGGCAGCAGCTGCCGCGCAGAGGGCGAGAAGTCCGGGTGGATCTTGTAGCGCCGCAGCGTGGGCACCCAGGGGCACAGCACGTCCAGCACCACGAAGGGCAGGCAGAAGCCCACGtaggtggtgatggagaagacgaCAGGAAAGAAGGGCGACTGAATGAGAGCGTCCCAGGTCCTCAGGCGGTCCCAGAGGGGCTGCAGGAACAGCTGGCCAGAGCTGCAGAGGACGTGGAGCTCGGAGCGGTTGTGGCTGTTCATGGTGTGGCTGTGGCGGCGCGGCTGCTCCGGTCCTAAGGCTTTTCTTAGGGCTTTCGACCCGCCCCCCGTGATGTCAGCCGCCGTTTGTCCTCCCTTTCCCGTCTTCGCGGAGCTTGCAAAGATAAATAATCCAACAGAATTGCGCTTAGTTGCTAAAAATACTCAAGTACAGCTGCGTTCAATGGCATTCAGATATGCAATTACGCAATGACACGTAGTAATTTCTATGCCTACAGGATTACGTTCTGATGTTTTAAGGGACGTACAATTTATATACGATACAATGCACAGAGCTTCAGTGCAGAGTTTCTACGAGTTTTGACAACTCAGTTTATGGATTATCACCATCCCCAAACAAGagagaatatttccatcatcacCAGAAACAGCTCCTTTGCAATCAAGTCAGAAGTACTTGTGTTTTTAATACATACATTAAATTGCGTCTGTGTGTTTTAATAAAGACAAATGtggctgcatttaaaaaaaatctttaaaaagcgaCATACCTTTCCTACTTCGGAACTTTTCTTTCTGCCGGCGCGCTCTATTGATCTAACTAGCAGCGATCCGCAAACTAACCTTTCTTACATGGAACCGCGCAGGTAGCTGGCCGCGAACCGTGGCGATGCGCGCAGAAAATCAGCCGGGAAGGGTAGCGGGTCGGGAACTCCTCCAGTTCCCGTATCTTTCCCGGGCGGGCTCGCGGAAAGCTCCAGACCCTACCGCACGCAGACTCCCTCGGAGGAGCCCCCCAAAACCCGGCCGGAGGGTCTTCCCTTCGCGGTGCGCCCGAGTCGCCCAAAGCAGCGACGGGAACCGGGAGGTACTGCGGCGAGAGAGGGGACAGCGACTTTTAGCCTTCGCgttaccgaaaaaaaaaaaaaaagtcaagggcTGGATTTAATATCCAGAGCCTGCCCACCCAAATTTGGCTAAAAGCCGCTGCATCTCATTTGGGATGAGAGCAGTACAATCAGTAAACCACCCACTTTGAGGGGAAAAGGGAAGATTTTTGCGTTCCCTGAAGCCTACGGGGAGGCTGTTGATTGAACAGATGATGTCGCGCCCTCCTAGCGCTTCCCTTTGCTGGCTCCGCGACGCCAACTTGCCCCACGTCCTTGACCCCGCCATCCCCCAAACCATCCCTGGTGCTGCGAGCCCAGCGGCGAGGCCACCCCCACCTCTGCGTTTCTCCGCCATCAGCAGTGGTCAACTGGCCGGGATTGAGCCTGAGAAAGTCGGTATTAGGAGAGCTCAGATGGGTCGTGGCTGGGCcgggaggggggtggggtgtgtgtgaccCCAGGCCTTGCAAGAAGAGCAACCTCCGCGTTTGACCCGGGGGCCTGACGAAAGAGACGTCTAGAGGGTAGAAGTTTGAGATGGAAACTGAAGCCAAGGGTCATTCCTAATCCTAGCTTTGTCCATTCTTGTGTCTATGAGGTTGGGACCAGCGCCTCGCTCCAGGAAGTTCTGCTTCATCTTAACCCCCCTTTCCAAAGGGAAATAACAATCATACCCATCTCATGAGGCTACTGCaagcattaaatgagaaaatagtaataatgatatTGTTAAAGTTACCCTGTAATGTCTGCTAgacattaaatgagaaaatagtaaTACTGTTGTTAAAGTTACCATGTACTGTCTGCTAGACAGTAAATgagaaaatagtaataataatattgttAAAGTTATTGTGTAATGTCTGCTAgacattaaatgagaaaatagtaaTACTATTGTTAAAGTTACTGTGTACTGTATGCTAGACATTAGCTAAGTGTTTTACTTGAAGTGATTAAATGCAGTCCTTGGAAGAGCTGGGTTTGCCAGCTGCCAAGATTATTTTTGCCATAATCTTAACAGAAGTGAAAATATAGTGCCTGGAGCCCAGTTACAGAATGAAACAcctattattttaaatgcatactCTACGTTTTACCTAAGGAGCAAGTGAGGAAGCTTGCAATTAAAATCAAAGTCAtataacaagaaataaaagatataaagcCATATGTTATACTACAAGGAAATAATAAGTACAACAAAAATACAGACCAATATATAGGCCTAGAAATGAATGATATATAATAGTTCAAAtcgtaatatataataatatatcaatatgtAAGTCTCAGACTTACAAATGAATTCTGCTCAGAGGCAAAATTTCACTCACATTTGCCatcaacaaaaattaaatcaacCTTCAACTTTCAGTTCAGCACATGCTGTTCTTTTGTGGATTCAGCTTTATGCTAGAATGCTTTGGATTCTCTCACAGCTTTTTTTAAGTGGGTGGCTGAATTTGGACTTCATTATTAGATTGCTATCAGGACTGCCTGCTTTGAGCCCCCAGCCTCAACCAACCTGTTCTTTTCCTTACTCGGTTCTTCTGTCCCTCTATCCCTAAACCTATTAGAATATGCTTTGTAAAACGCTGAGCAGCAAGACCTGGAAGCCGCAGCTTCAGCCTGCTTGGCCCTGGCTCTCCCCTCTAACTTGCAGCACTTTGAAGAACAGCTACCAGCTTCTCTGCCTTTCCAGCCCACAAAGCGGCCCAAGTCCTCCTGTGTACAAATGTAGTTGTCTCAGGGAAAGCGGTCAGTTAACTTCTCATCAGTTGTCCACTCTGTGTCATGGAGGATGCTGAAAAGATAGGCACAACATTTTGACTAGTATCATTCAACTGACTCAAATAAAATTGAGCCCTATTTACTCTTAAGTAGTGCCATTTCCTAAACTGGCATGTACCTTTCCTAAACATGTACCTTTAAACACTTCTAATTTACACAAAATGTCTTTAATTACCTGCTAGATGAATAAGTCTTTTTAGGGCACAGAGTCCATCTCCTAGGATGTTTTTTCAGCGATGTCAAGCATTATACCTTGCATGTAATGAGGTTCAAAAGATATTTGTGTGCTCAATGCTCATTTTAGAATATATTGGCTTTAAGGGTTAAAAAGGAATCATTTTTTCTGGGTCACTAGTTGGTGTCATTTAGGTCTATTTACTTACTGGGATGGTTTTCCATAGAAAGAGATATTTCCTGATGTCTGATGGtattaatcataagggatttgatttaggtcattcttgaatggtctagtggttttccctactttcttcaatttaagtctgaatttggcaataaggagctcatgatctgagtcacagtcagctcctggtcttgtttttgctgactgtatagagcttctccatctttggctgcaaagaatataatcaatctgatttcggtgttgaccatctggtgatgtccttgtgtagagtcttctcttgtgttgttggaagagggtgttttctatcaCCAgagcgttctcttggcaaaactctattagcctttgccctgcttcattccgtgttccaaggccaaatttgcctgttactgcaggtatttcttgacatcctacttttgcattccagtcccctataatgaaaaggacatcttttttgggtgttagttctaaaaggtcttgtaggtcttcatagaaccgttcaacttcagcttcttcagtgctactggttggggcatagacttggattactatgatattgaatggcttgccttggaaatgaacagagatcattatgtcatttttgagattacatccaagtactgcattttggactcttttgttgaccatgatggctactccatttcttctaagggattcctgcccacagtagtagatataatggtcatctgagttaaattcacccattccagtccattttagtttgctaattcctataatgtcgacgttcactcttgccgtctcttgtttgaccacttccaatttgccttgattcatggacctgacattccaggttcctatgcaatattgctctttacagcatcggaccttgcttctatcaccagtcacatccacagctgggtattgattttgctttggctccatcccttcattctttctggagttatttctccactgatctccaatagcatattgggcacctactgacctggggagttcctctttcagtatcctatcattttgccttttcatactgttcatggggttctcaaggcaagaatactgaagtggtttgccattcccttctccagtggaccacattctgtcagacctctccatcatgacccgcctgtcctgggtggccccacatggcatggcttagtttcattgagttagacaaggctgtggtcctagtgtgatcagattgactagttttctgtgattagggtttcagtgtgtctgccctctgatgtcctcttgcaacacctaccatcttacttaggTTGTTCTtactttggacatggggtatctcttcacggttgCTCCAGCAaaccacagctgctgctccttaccttggatagagtgcctgaggaactatggactgaggttcatgacattgtacaggagatagggatcaagaccatccccatggaaaagaaatgcaaaaaagcaaaatggctgtctggggaggccttacaaatagctgtgaaaagaagagaagcaaaaagcaaaggagaaaaggaaagatataagcatctgaatgcagagggttccaaagaatagcaagaagagataagaaagccttccttagggatcaatgcaaagaaatagaggaaaacaacagaatgggaaagactagagatctcttcaagaaaattagagacaccaagggaacatatcatgcaaagatgggctcgataaaggacagaaatggtatggacctaacacaagcagaagatataaagaagaggtggcaagaatacacagaagaacggtacaaaaaagatcttcacgacccagataatcacgatggtgtgatcactcacctagagccagacatcctggaatgtgaagtcaagtgagccttagaaagcaccactatgaataaagctagtggaggtgatggaattccagttaagctatttcaaatcctgaaagatgatgctgtgaaagtgctgcactcaatatgccagcaaatttggaaaattcagcagtggccacaggactggaaaaggtcagttttcattccaatcccaaagaaaggcaatgccaaagaatgctcaaactaccacacaattgcactcatctcacacgctagtaaaggaatgctcaaaattctccaagccagttttcagcaatacgtgaaccgagaacttccagatgttcaagcaggatttagaaaaggcagaggaaccagagatcaaattgccaacatctgctgggtcattgataaagcaagagagttgtagaaaaacatctacttctgctttattggctatgccaaagcctttgactgtgtggatcacagtaaactgtggaaaattctgaaagagatgggaataccagaccagctgacctgcctcttgagaaatttgtaagcaggtcaggaagcaacagttagaactggacatggaacaacagactggttccagataggaaaaggagtatatcaaggctgtataccgtcaccctgcttatttaacttatatgtagagtacattatgagaaatgctgggctggaagaagcataagctggaatcaagattgccgggagaaatatcaataacctcagatatgcagatgacaccacccttatggcagaaagtgaagaggaactcaaaagcctcttgatgaaagtgaaagaggagagtgaaaaagttggcttaaagctcaacattcagaaaacgaatatcatggcatctggtcccatcatttcatgggaaacagatggggaaacagtggaaacagtgtcagactattttttggggctccaaaatcactgcagatggtgactgcagccatgaaattaaaagacacttactccttggaaagagagttatgaccaacctagatagcatattgaaaagcagagacattactttgccaacaaaggtttgtctagtcaagattatggtttttccagtggtcatgtatggatgtgagagttggactgtgaagaaagttgagcacca
The window above is part of the Bos javanicus breed banteng chromosome 26, ARS-OSU_banteng_1.0, whole genome shotgun sequence genome. Proteins encoded here:
- the CH25H gene encoding cholesterol 25-hydroxylase, translated to MNSHNRSELHVLCSSGQLFLQPLWDRLRTWDALIQSPFFPVVFSITTYVGFCLPFVVLDVLCPWVPTLRRYKIHPDFSPSARQLLPCLGQTLYQHVVFVFPMTLLHWAVSPALLPAEAPELFQLVSHVALCLLLFDTEFFVWHLLHHKVPWLYRTFHKKHHQNSSPFALSTQYMSVGELFSLGVFDMVNVLLLQCHPLTSLTFHVVNIWLSVEDHSGYDFPWSTHRLVPFGWFGGVAHHDLHHSQFNCNFAPYFTHWDKILGTLRSAHAK